Proteins encoded in a region of the Lepeophtheirus salmonis chromosome 6, UVic_Lsal_1.4, whole genome shotgun sequence genome:
- the Mad gene encoding protein mothers against dpp — protein MSNLNSLFSFTSPAVKKLLGWKQGDEEEKWAEKAIDSLVKKLKKTKGAIAELEKALSCPNEVAKCVTIPRSLDGRLQVSHRKGLPHVIYCRVWRWPDLQSHHELKALDVCQYSFDKKHKEVCINPYHYKRVESPVLPPVLVPRHSDYVPGHSLLPFQQVPEPPMPQNVSYTQNGFNSPPPSVAAPLQPPSQQQQQQQQQQQQQAQQPSPASSINPQSPLFVGPDTPPPAYTPSNEDPSRRTSQQDEHAMETVSVTSPEAPMNDSNAVPYQEPPYWCSIAYYELNSRVGEFYHAQTHSILVDGFTNPSNNNNRFCLGQLSNVNRNSTIENTRRHIGKGVHFYYVGGEVYAECLSDSAIFVQSRNCNYHHGFHPTTVCKIPPGCSLKIFNNQEFAQLLSQSVNHGFEAVYELTKMCTIRMSFVKGWGAEYHRQDVTSTPCWIEIHLHGPLQWLDKVLTQMGSPQNHISSVS, from the exons ATGAGTAATTTGAATTCCCTTTTTTCCTTCACTTCTCCTGCTGTGAAGAAACTCTTGGGTTGGAAGCAGGGTGATGAGGAAGAGAAATGGGCCGAAAAAGCCATCGACTCTCTCGTTAAAAAGCTCAAAAAGACGAAAGGAGCAATTGCTGAGCTAGAAAAAGCACTTAGTTGTCCAAATGAAGTGGCCAAATGTGTGACGATACCTCGAAGTTTGGATGGGAGACTCCAAGTGTCGCATCGGAAGGGGCTGCCACATGTCATCTACTGCCGCGTCTGGCGTTGGCCAGATCTACAGTCGCATCACGAACTCAAGGCGCTTGATGTCTGTCAATATTCATTCGACAAGAAGCACAAGGAGGTTTGCATTAATCCATATCACTACAAACGGGTTGAATCCCCCGTTCTACCTCCAGTTCTCGTTCCGAGACATTCAGACTACGTCCCGGGACACTCTCTTCTTCCCTTTCAGCAAGTTCCAGAGCCTCCCATGCCACAAAATGTCTCATACACACAAAATGGCTTCAACTCTCCGCCTCCATCTGTTGCAGCTCCCCTACAACCCCCCTCCCAGCAGCAGCAAcagcagcaacaacaacaacaacaacaggcACAACAACCTTCGCCAGCTTCTTCTATTAATCCACAGAGTCCCCTATTTGTTGGCCCCGATACACCTCCTCCCGCATACACGCCGTCCAACGAAGATCCTAGTAGGCGAACCTCGCAGCAAGATGAGCATGCTATGGAAACAGTCTCTGTTACATCCCCGGAAGCACCTATGAATGACTCCAATGCTGTACCCTATCAAGAGCCTCCTTATTGGTGTTCCATTGCTTACTATGAGCTTAACTCCAGAGTTGGAGAGTTTTATCATGCACAAACTCACTCCATCCTTGTGGATGGCTTCACAAACCCATCCAACAACAATAATCGCTTCTGTTTAGGTCAATTATCCAATGTGAATAGAAACTCCACCATTGAAAATACGAGAAGACACATTGGCAAAG gtgttcatttttattatgttggaGGTGAAGTCTATGCAGAATGTCTCTCTGACAGTGCTATTTTCGTGCAATCACGCAATTGCAACTATCATCATGGGTTTCACCCTACTACCGTATGCAAAATTCCTCCAGGATgctctttaaaaatattcaataatcaaGAGTTTGCTCAACTTCTCTCTCAATCTGTCAATCATGGGTTTGAAGCTGTTTATGAGCTTACCAAGATGTGTACAAttag AATGTCGTTTGTCAAAGGATGGGGAGCCGAATATCATCGACAGGATGTAACTTCTACTCCTTGCTGGATTGAAATACACTTGCATGGCCCTCTTCAGTGGTTAGATAAGGTTCTAACACAAATGGGCTCTCCTCAAAATCATATATCTTCAGTCTCTTAA